The following is a genomic window from Rhodoferax sp. PAMC 29310.
GCGGTTGGCGCGGGCAATGGCCTGCATTAGCGTATGCGCCCGCATGGGCTTGTCGATGTAGAGCGTGGTTAAGCACTCCACATCAAAGCCAGTCAGCCACATGGCACAGACCACAGCGATACGGAACGGGTGCTTTGGATTCTTGAATGCAGTTTCTACATCCACACGCTGGCCATCGGCCGTCTCAAACCCAAGCTTCATGACCGAGCGATGGGGGATGATGTCAAAACCCCATTTCTTGAAGTCAACCACTTCGTTTTGGGCTTCACTGATGATGAGTTCGATGATGGTTTCATCCATCCAAACGCCTTTGGCTAGCAGTCGGTCGCGCTGCGCATGCAAAAATTGGCGGGTTTCGTCATCGGCCGCTGCAGCAATGTCTGCGAGCTTGGCCTGCGCTTCGGCTCTGACGGCCGAGGCCTTGGCTGTCCACTTCGGCCCAATCAGCTTGAGCATGCGGGCACAGGTAATTTTGTCGATGCACACCATCATCGCCTTGCCCGCTTCCCAGCGGGTGCTGCAATGCTCCACAAAGTCGTTGGCTATTCGGTCCAAGCGCTCATCAGCGGTAATGACTTCGTAATCTTTTCCAAGCAGCTTTTCCAGCAAAGCCGTTTGGTCTGGATCCAAGTCGGCCGCATCCACAGCCGCTGCAATGCGTTCGTTCAGATCTAGCTTGGCCAGCCCCAGCTTTTCGCCCCGGTTTTCATACACCAGCTTGACGGTGGCGCCGTCTTCTTCGCTGCGTTTGAAGTCGTAGCGCGACACATAGTCGCCAAAGATGCGTTTGGTGAGCTGGTCGTGCTTGAACAGCGGTGTGCCGGTAAAGCCGATGAACGCCGCATTGGGAAGCGCCATTCGCATGTTGCGAGCCAACTTGCCAGACTGGGTGCGGTGCGCCTCGTCTGACACCACAATGATGTCATCGCGCTCGCTGTAGGGCGCGTCGGGCGTGACTTCCTGGTTGAACTTGTGAATCAGGCTGAACACATAGCGATGGTTTTCAGACAGCAGGCGTTGCAGCTCGCGCCCGGAGCTTGCCCGAGGGGTTTGCTCGTCGGCGACGCCGCAACCGACAAAGGTTTTGTAAATCTGGCTGTCCAGATCGTCCCGGTCGGTCATCAGTACGAATGTGAAATTCCCGGGTATGGTGCGCCGCACCTTCTCGGCAAAGAAGGCCATTGAATACGACTTGCCGCTGCCTTGCGTATGCCAAACCACGCCCAAGCGACCTAAGTCTGGGTGGGCTCGCTCAATGATCTGAAGGTATTGTGGTGTTTGCTCGGCAGCCATCGGATACGGTGCCAACGCCTCATTGGCTGCCTCGACGTACGGCAGTTGAATGGTGCGGTGGGTTAGGCGTTTGTTGGTGGGGAATTCACGCTTCAAAGCCTCCTGGTGCACCACTGAGGCCACGGCCCGGTTCACGCCCAACATTTGGTGATTGCGCGCCACGACCTTGCGCACGGCACCCGCCTTGCTGGCGTCAAACAAGATGAAATTCTCCAGAATGTCCAGCAAACGGTCTTTCGCCAGCATACCGTTGAGTAGCACCTCAGCCGCCACATTGCCAACGTCGGCTTCATGCAGGCGCTTCCACTCTCCAAAATGCTCCCAGGTGCTGGTGATGGACCCAAAGCGGGCGTTGTCGCCGTTGCTGACAATCAAAAAGGCGTTGTGGTGGAAGGCGTGGGCCACCACGTTTTCGTCCATGTAGTCGCGCAGATTGCCGTCAAAGCCGGCGCGGATGTTTTTGTACACCGCTTTGAGCTCAATGAATACCAGTGGCAGGCCATTTACAAAACACACCAGGTCGGCCCGGCGGTTGTAGTTGGGGGTGCGCAGTCCGGTGAGTTTCAGCTCCCGTACCACCAAAAAACGATTGTTGGCCGGGTTGCGAAAGTCGATCACTGCTGCCTGCGCATGGCTCAATTGCCCCTGGGCGTTGCGGTAGCTGACCGGAACGCCGTCGCGGATCAGCGTGTGAAATGCCTGGTTGTGCTGCAACAGCGAGCGCGAAAAGTCATGATGCGTTAGCTTGGTGATGGCCTCTTCAATGGCCCGGGCAGGGAGCTGGGGGTTGAGCCTGACCAAGGCAGAGCGCAGGTCCCGCACCAGCACGGCGTCGCGCTCGTTTTTGCGACCCAAGGTGCTGGTAGGTCCAAATGTTTCCTGGTTCCAGGCATAAACGCTGTCCCAACCCAGCACCGACTCCAGGTGCTCCGCAAAGGTAGCCTGAACCAAGCGGTCTTCGCTGTTGATATCGGTGTAGGCCATAGTCTCTATCGGACAAAGCTACGGGCCATAAAGGCAAAGGGTATTGCCTGCACTTTGCGGAAACTATTAAAAATGAACCACTCAGAACTCATGCGCAGCTTATAGCCATTCTTTTTCATGAAACTGCCTCCCATCATTTGGGTCTGTGACTAATTAGCCCGCTATTGGGGCCGTCGACATCAACACTGCCACGGGTTCCAATGACGCAACCTGGTCGACCTCAAGCTCTACTACGTTGGCAGTTGACAAGAGCTTGGCATTGAGCGCATCTGCGATTGCTTTTGAACGCTGCTCGATGAACAGCGTGTAATCGTCTGCAATTACCCCATAGCCCTCGATATCCTGCACAAGATGTGTTTTCAAGGTCGCGGCCAGCGTGTCGTTGGTATTGGCGAACTTGCTGATGTAGTCGCTCGGCGCTCTCTTGCCAATGCGGTGCTTGTTGGAATAACCGTCGATAAGCGTTATGTTGGCGATCAAATTCGGCTGTTGACCCTTGCCGACACTTTCAAGGTAGGCTTTGGGGAAAAAGTGATGGTAGTTGCGGCTGGTCGCAATTTTGAGATTGCTGTTGTCCAGGATGACGAGGCCATTGGTATCAAATGACTTCGGTTGTTGATAGGCCAACAAACACAAAATTGACTTGCAGTACCCATTGCCCGAAGAGAACCAGGTTTCCGCAATTCGCTGGGCTGAAATCGACAGCTCGGTGCTGGGGTAGACCGGTCCAACGCTTTTTGCAATGGCATCCATCTTATTAAAGTCTTCACTCATCTTGGACTCGGTTGACGAGCCATAGCGTTCAGTCAGCCCTGCCCAGTAGAAAAATTGCTCGAGTAACTGTACCTGGGTCTTGCTGGGTTTTTTGTTGGCGGTGGCATTGAAGAAATAGACCAACGGGACCACCAGCGCTGGGTATGGCACCAGTTGCGATACCGGAACGCGCAGTTCAGAACGGATGAAGTCAATCGCCATAAACAATGACGCCTCCATCGGCGCCCATTTGTCAATAAAAGTCTCGCGCCGAATCTTTAGAATGTCCCGGCTTCTCACCGCCCGCAAAGTAATGGCCGCCACACACTGCATGATGGTGGACTCCGGCAGCGTCTCGAACTTAGCAACGGCCAGGCATTCCTTTTTACTATCCGACCCATCCCGCAATAACTCGTACTTTTCGACCAGGTCAAATTTTTTGATCTCGTCATAGGTTTTGGCCACCATGATCTCGAAGACTGTGAGCGACTTGCCTCCTGTATTGATTCTCGAGAACACCTCGCAAGCAACCTCAATGGGGTAGTCCTTGATCGTGATGGTCGAAAAGTCGTAGTTGGTCAGCTTATTTTTGTAAAATTCAATTTTTTTGAGCGTTTCACGAGCGGGGAACTCATCCAATAAATCGGTCACCTGGCTGGTCAGCACGCGGTGCACAGACACATAGCGCTTACCCGCTTGCTGCTCTGTCACCACAATTTGCTCATCGTTTTCCGGGTCATGGTCCAGGTTGATGAAGATGTCGCGGTAATCAACGACCTTGCCGTCCTTGGTGATGCGAATGCCTTTGCGGATGGCATACAACGAGGTGATGCGCTGCTGTCCGTCAAGGATGTATTGCACGTAGTCGCCCTTGTCGGTCTCTGGCAGCTTATGGTTGCCGACCTCTTTGTAGCTGCGTAGCTCTTCTTTGGTCTTCCAGAAAATGAAGGTCCCGATTGGAAAGCCTTTAAGGATGGAGTCGATCAGCTTGGCCGATTGCTCTTTCTCCCACACAAACTCGCGTTGAAACATGGGTAGCTTGATTTGCCCGCTATCGATTTCAACAAAAAGCGCTTCATACTTTTTATTGTGGTTGTCTGGCTGCAGCAACACCGGCTTTTCCGGAGCGGTGGCAGGTGTGGTTTGTGTCGTGTCGTTCATTGTTTTCCCTGAGTGTTTCTAGACGGCCAGTTCGCCGCTCATTAGCCGCGGCAGCAGTAGATCGCGGGCGGCGCGTAGTTTCTTATTTGTCTCGTCGAGTTTGTCCAATTGCGCATGGATCCGCTCAACCGTTTCATGAAATGAACGCAGCAATGAAAGCGGCGGGTGCAGCAAATGTCGGCTGTACGCAAAATCCCGGTTCAGACCTGGAACTGCGACATCGGTGCTAATGAAGTGCATGTTCTTTAGCGCGTAGAAAAGGTACAGGCTGCTACTTTCCGGGGTCACAAAATAGACCGTGTCGATGGGGTAAAAGCTCTTGCTTGACCAATACACGCTGCCGACATTGCCCTTGCGGCCGAGAACGATGGCGGGGCCTTGTACCAAGGCCTTTTCGTGGGTGCCGACGATGCCACTTGATCCAAAGACCGGAAAGTCGCCTTCGACACGAATTTCAGCCTTCAATGCTTTACCGTAGTTAAGGATGATCGAGTCACCCAGCGTCTTGCGCTCCCAACCCTGTGGCACGCCATCCACGATGGGGGTGTGTTCATAGCCGGGGAAGCGCAGGCGGACGAACCATTCTCGGTAGAGCAACCGGGCGGACTCTTCTAGCAGGGCCATGCGGCGGCGGTTGTTTTCGATCAGGTCGTCGTAGGTGGAGAGGATGTTGGAAATCGATAGTTGAATGGCGTAACTAGGCACGCTTATTTCAAGCCCCAAAGCGCGATCACGATTGAGGCCAGGTACAGCAACATCACTGTTCATGGATGCCAACGGCAGGCTACTCAGAAGGTAGTACGCATAGCGAAGATCAATTCTTCCATCTTTGGGCACAACGTAATACGCTGTGTCGATTGGGAAAAAATTGCGAGCTTCATAGAAAACCGATCCAACAGACCCTTTGCGGCCAACGATGACGCCAGGACCAGAAACCAGCGCAATATCATGCCAACCACCAATGCCACCGGACCCATAGACGGGGATGTCGCCAAATTTTCGATCGCGGTCTGGGAGTGACTTGCCGTATCGCAGTTCAATCACGTCACCGAGTTGACAAATTCTCCAGCTCATCGCTGAGATGCCTTTTCTGCAATAGTCATGAGTAAAAACTGCCTATAACCCGCTCTGGAGCTGCGAACATCCCTATTCAAAAAATAACAAATTACAGTCCTCATACTCCCAACTCCTCAAAGTTGGTCTGAATCTTCAGGGCCAAATCCACAGCCTCGCGGTTCAAATCCGCCAGTTCCAGGTGGATTTCGCGCAGAGATTGCTCGAAATCGAAATCTTCGTCCACCTTGGCTGGCGCCACGCCCACAAAGCGGCCGGGGGTCAGGCTCCAGTCGGCGGCTTCAATGTCGGCACGAGACACAACCTTGCAAAGGCCTAGCACGTCTTTCATTTCGGCAGTGGGGAAGCGCTCGATCAACCAGGCGGCTTGGCGCTGGAAATACCGAACCTGTTTCAAACGGGTGACGACTTCATGTCGTGCCGCATCCGCAACCTTGCGCGCTTTGTTGATGTCGCGACTGTCCCAGATTGGACTGTCTTTAGCGGCTAAGTCTTTTTCGCACAGATCAATGGTGCGCGAAAGAACCTTGAAGGCCAGGTCCAGCGTGGCGATCAACCCATGACTTTGCGCGGCGAACGCCTTGAGCCGGTTGTCATGGAAATCTATTGCCCCGGCCATGCCCCCGTAGGTGCAGTGCGTTTCCGCCTCGCTGGTCAGCAGTCTGAAGGCTTCCACTGGGCCAAGGGGATCCATGTCGCTGTCGTAGAACTCGGCCAGTAGGGCGGTGTGCGGTGAGTCCTTACCCTGTGCCTTTACCAGTGGGTCGATCAGTGCACGCAAGCGGGTGTAGGCGTCGCAAAATTCGTCAAGTGGCTCGCACTTCTGATCACCAGTTTCGTCCAAAAAGCATGCCTGCGCGCTGTTGACCGAGCTATTGATGTGTTCGCCCACCAACGCCACAAACCGCTCTTTCTGGCCCCGGTACAACCACACGATGGCAGCCAGGTTGGCCTGCTGCTCAGGTGAAAAGTCGTAAATCTTGCGGGTGACTTTGCGGTAGACGTTGCGGGCGTCCAGCATCAACACCTGGTCTTTGCGCGCTTCAGGTTTGGAACGGTCAAAGTGCCACAGCTCGCATGGCACGGTGCGGGTGTAGAAGAAGTTGGAGCGGATGGCGACCATCACGTCCACGTCGCCGGTTTCCACCAGCTTGCGGCGCACCTCTTTTTCTCCATGGCCTGCACTGCTGGCCTGAGACGACATGACAAAGCCTGCGCGTCCTGTGGGGGACAAGTAGCTGTGAAAGTAGGAGATCCACAGGTAATTGCCGTTGGAGACCTGCTTGTCTTTGTTGACGCCGGGCAAGCCAAAGGGCAGCCGGCGGTCGGTCTTGACCGCCTCGGCATCGACCTTATCCACATTGAAGGGCGGGTTGGCCATCATGAAGTCAACATTGCCCCACAGTGGGCGGCCGTCTTGAAGGCGGTGGGCGTCGGTATAGAAGGTGTTGGCCTCTTGAATGTCGCCTTCCAGGCCATGCACGGCCAGGTTCATTTTGGCAAGGCGAATGGTGGCAGGCGTCTTTTCCTGGCCATAGAAGGTGACGCGCTTCATGGTCTCGAAGCCTTCGTGCTCAATGAAGTGGCTGCTTTGCACGAACATGCCACCCGAGCCACAGGCCAAGTCGGCCACGACGCCATGGTCAGGCTCAATGACGTTAACCAGTGTTTGCACCAGCGAGGGAGGCGTAAAAAACTCGCCGTTGTCCTGGGCGCCCTGCATGGCGAACTTCATCAAGAAGTATTCGTAAATGCGGCCAAACACGTCGCCCGTGGCAGTGCGCAGGGCTTGCGAGTCGAAGCAACGCAGCAGGTTTTCAAGCAGCTTGTTGTCAAAGCGGTCGTAGTCTTTTGGCAAGCTCCCCAGTAGCGGGGGGAAGTCCGCCTCAATGGCGTTCATGGCGATGACAAGGGCTCCGCCCAGGCTGGCACCGGAGGGGAGCTTGAGCAGCGTGTCATATCGCGCCACCTCTGGCAGCAAGAGGGCGCGGCGCTTGATGAAATCGGCCTTGCCCAAGGGGCGCTTGGGCATGGTGCCTGCAGCCTGGTCCGCTTCAATGGCTTTTAACGCTGACTCGTATCGGTTGGTAGCGTGGCGCAAAAAGATAACGCCCAGCACCGGCATGGAGTATTCGGTTGCGGTGAGGTTGGAGTTGGCGCGGAGCTGATCGGCGGCTTCCCACAGGCTGTCTTCTACTTTGGTGATGTTGTGGAATGCGTTGGCAGTCATCTCGGCAATTCTTGTTCGGTCTATGAGCGCATGGCACCGGGGGCAGTCCCCCCGGCCTGCAGGGCAGATTATGGCCCGTCGAATGGGGCAATTGCCCCAGGCCGGCTCGCATATTCTTGGGATGAGACTGCGTGAAGTGCCACGGCGATGGAATGGGTTGCCCATTGGCCAAATTCGCCCAAAGGCTCGCTGGAGCCACCATCTCCTGTGGAGGATGGCTGCGCGGGCCCCGAATTGACCACAAGTAGCTGGTGATTGCGTCGCCAAAGGCGAACGTCAGACCCTCAACCATGATGAATAGTGATCGTGACTTTGTGCATAGTCAGCTAAACCCTGGCCAATAAGCCGTGAATTGGTGTCTCCCTGAATAAGGTCAGTCACAGCCGCGGGCACACGTAATACTGGCCGGATGCAGGGGATTTTGCGGCTACAACTTCAGTAACATCGTCACTTGGCTGCCAGATGGATGACGTAAATTGTCTGGCTGGCCGAGCTGACATCTCCTGAAAGCAGTGATCCGTCGAAATACGGAATTCAATTGATCCGATAACCGGCAAAGTGCAGATTTAGTCATGAAACCTGATCGCAATGTGAGCGTGGCTGAAGTTGCCACTATGTTCAATGAAGTGTTGCCGCTTCGCTCTGATCAACATCTGGTCTTTTCACAACTCCTTGATGCCGTCACGTTCTGTGAGCAATTGGGCTCTGCCGCTTGGTCAATTACGCTTCATGAAACTGGTTTTCGGTTGAACGTTGGCCAGGTTGAGGCAATGACGTGGAGCTGCACCCGCTTTGACGGGAATGAAACTGCTGTAGATCAGGATGCGCTACTGTCTGACGTTCGTATCCTGCTGGCAGGGGCAGATTGCCCAGGCAAAATCAAGGACCTTGGCGAGGAGGGCCATTTTGACGAGCTGGCCTACAAGTCGGTTGGTGCGCAACATTGGTGCTACAACGGTACGTTCCAAGTTAGCACGACTGCCAGTCCAGATCCCCGTCGCGCGGTGGTGGCAGATCATCTAGTGAGCCTGCTTGACAACCACCATCAATTCTTGAAACTGGCCTGCACCACGTCCAGCGGCAAACTCCGACAGAAATCCAACTATTCACAGCATCACTGCGAGTCGCTCTACGCTTACGCATGTGCCGTCGTCAACGGCACAGCTGAACCTAATCAGCCTGATGCTGTCGATACTGAAGAGGCCTTGCTGGCAGCAGTGGCGCGCTCACTGGCGGATAGTTCAGAAGCTCGTGCGGCGCGCTTGGCCGTGGCGCCCACTTTGCCTGAGCGCTATCAGACGACAACAACGGCGTATCGACGCAACGGGGACGTTATCGCCGAGGTGCTGCTGCGAGCGGCTGGTCACTGCGAAGGGTGCCAGAAGCCAGCCCCGTTCATCCGCGCATACGATGCAACGCCTTATCTTGAGGTCCACCATCGGGTGCCGCTGTCTGTTGGCGGGGAAGACACTGTCGCAAATGCAGTGGGTTTGTGTCCTAACTGCCATCGGGCTGCCCATTACGCCTAAGTTGGTTGCAGTATCGCGCTCAAAGAGTGTCGTTAAAACGGTATATTGGTGACAATGTTAGAGGAATTGCTTAAAATATAGGCATATGCAAACCACAGATCTCACCGCCAAACAAGCCAAGTGGGTACACGAATACTTGGCCTGTGGGAACGCGTCGGCTAGCGCGGTAAAAGCCGGGTACAGCGCCAATGGCGCGTCAGTCGCCGGGAACAGGATGTTAAGAAATGCTAGCGTTCAGAAGGCGCTGCAGGCGTGCCAAGCAGCTGACGCTGCCCGACTATCCATTCAGCGGGACGACGTCTTAAATGGCCTTGTGGAGGCCGTAGACCAGGCACGAGAGCAGGGTAACTCTATGGCCATGATCCGGGGGTGGGCCGAGGTGGCGAAGTTGATGGGGTTTTATGCGCCCGGGCAGGTCAGGGTCGACTTGAACGTCCAGGAGCAGGTGGAAATCGGACGCCTGGACCGGTTCTCTGATGCCGAGCTGCTAAGAATCATTGAGGCGGGGAGGGCAGAGGTCCAGTGACCACCCTTACTCAGTAAACGACTATGCCCTTGCTAGTCGGGCTTCCAAATGATTCAAGTATTCCAAGACTGCAGCCACTGTGAGGGGCTAGAAGAGGCTGTGGAGCGGGAGATGGGGTTAGTCGCCAGGGGGTGATTGCGGAGCTTGTGGGGGCGGCCGACTTGGCCAAATTGATGATGGAGCCGGGGCAGATTGTGTCGGCCCTGCGACAAATCGCTTTGATGAGTGGCTATTACCGGCAGGAAGAAGTGGCGCGTGTGAGGCTGACGGATAGGCAGAGCGTGGTCAAGGATAAATTCGCTGCGATGACCGATGCGGAACTGGTTGCCCTGATCGGTCAAGGCAACACAGCATCGCATTGATTCATCGTTTGGGTTTTGTCGGTTTTGTCGGTACTGCTCCTGTGTTCGTGGGCGATGACGCAGCGGGGTTGATGTCGTAGTGCTGTGATGGGCGACCAATGCGTCTGCCCGCTACCACTTGGCGTTTGATCCAACCTGCGGCTTCCAACTCATCGCAGGCAGCCTTCAATTCATCGAGTTCTTTGAGACGTGACCAGCCCTTGCGTTGAATATCGCGGGTGCTGAATCCAGCCTCAAGCTGGCCAGCGGTAATCTTGGTGGCCAACAGCTGCGCCGCCTGCACCTTGTAGTCGGTGGCCATGCCGTAAACACGGCGTGCATGTGACTCCAGATAGTGCGACCAACGAATGGCCAACTGCAGGCTCTCTACCCCAATGGAACTCCCTCGCTTGATCTTGCCTGCGGCCATCTCGACCAGGTGAAAAATGAGTGACAAAGCCGGAATGAGCTTTCGGTATTTGCCCAAATGCTCTTGCATCAGCGGGTCATCTTCGGTTGTGATGCGTTGGGTCAGCTCAACAAGCCACTTAAAGAACAAGGGCTGTGCCTTCTTCGTCTCGAAGCGAAAATAGGGGATGTCGTACTCTTTATCTTGCTTGGCACCCAGGCTCTTGATGTCATTGGCAAGCAGCAGAACAATGTCCATGACTGTTTTGGCGGCGGCCTCGTCCGGGGACTGGTCCACGACACCTACCATCGGCACCTCGTCGGGATAGACCATGACTTGAAGGCGTTGAATGA
Proteins encoded in this region:
- a CDS encoding type I restriction endonuclease subunit R, giving the protein MAYTDINSEDRLVQATFAEHLESVLGWDSVYAWNQETFGPTSTLGRKNERDAVLVRDLRSALVRLNPQLPARAIEEAITKLTHHDFSRSLLQHNQAFHTLIRDGVPVSYRNAQGQLSHAQAAVIDFRNPANNRFLVVRELKLTGLRTPNYNRRADLVCFVNGLPLVFIELKAVYKNIRAGFDGNLRDYMDENVVAHAFHHNAFLIVSNGDNARFGSITSTWEHFGEWKRLHEADVGNVAAEVLLNGMLAKDRLLDILENFILFDASKAGAVRKVVARNHQMLGVNRAVASVVHQEALKREFPTNKRLTHRTIQLPYVEAANEALAPYPMAAEQTPQYLQIIERAHPDLGRLGVVWHTQGSGKSYSMAFFAEKVRRTIPGNFTFVLMTDRDDLDSQIYKTFVGCGVADEQTPRASSGRELQRLLSENHRYVFSLIHKFNQEVTPDAPYSERDDIIVVSDEAHRTQSGKLARNMRMALPNAAFIGFTGTPLFKHDQLTKRIFGDYVSRYDFKRSEEDGATVKLVYENRGEKLGLAKLDLNERIAAAVDAADLDPDQTALLEKLLGKDYEVITADERLDRIANDFVEHCSTRWEAGKAMMVCIDKITCARMLKLIGPKWTAKASAVRAEAQAKLADIAAAADDETRQFLHAQRDRLLAKGVWMDETIIELIISEAQNEVVDFKKWGFDIIPHRSVMKLGFETADGQRVDVETAFKNPKHPFRIAVVCAMWLTGFDVECLTTLYIDKPMRAHTLMQAIARANRVYPGKDFGLIVDYNGMLKSLREALAQYALGDDGGEAEIVAPIEERVAALADAIAVTEAHLRGLGFEAESLPGSTGFTRIQLLADGVEAVYTSDESKRRYEILCRVVFTRFKALLVEPSALIYAERHDNLEAIYKKLSERRDTADVSELLKVLHRIVNRAIASHGAGGDQANGLTVDLSQINMEKLRDEFAKKVKRKATVIEDIRQIVEEKLAQMLARNPLRMNYEKKYQEIIAAYNQDKDRATVEDTFAKLMDLANSLSEEQRRAVDEGLTEEQLALFDLVQRADLTKVDRERIKQASRELLAGLLAVIAPLDHWTEKEQTQAEVETFILDHVYQTLPEPPYTQDDKAEVAQLVYWHIWQQSVRHHLPSGGVL
- a CDS encoding DUF262 domain-containing protein; translation: MNDTTQTTPATAPEKPVLLQPDNHNKKYEALFVEIDSGQIKLPMFQREFVWEKEQSAKLIDSILKGFPIGTFIFWKTKEELRSYKEVGNHKLPETDKGDYVQYILDGQQRITSLYAIRKGIRITKDGKVVDYRDIFINLDHDPENDEQIVVTEQQAGKRYVSVHRVLTSQVTDLLDEFPARETLKKIEFYKNKLTNYDFSTITIKDYPIEVACEVFSRINTGGKSLTVFEIMVAKTYDEIKKFDLVEKYELLRDGSDSKKECLAVAKFETLPESTIMQCVAAITLRAVRSRDILKIRRETFIDKWAPMEASLFMAIDFIRSELRVPVSQLVPYPALVVPLVYFFNATANKKPSKTQVQLLEQFFYWAGLTERYGSSTESKMSEDFNKMDAIAKSVGPVYPSTELSISAQRIAETWFSSGNGYCKSILCLLAYQQPKSFDTNGLVILDNSNLKIATSRNYHHFFPKAYLESVGKGQQPNLIANITLIDGYSNKHRIGKRAPSDYISKFANTNDTLAATLKTHLVQDIEGYGVIADDYTLFIEQRSKAIADALNAKLLSTANVVELEVDQVASLEPVAVLMSTAPIAG
- a CDS encoding restriction endonuclease subunit S, encoding MSWRICQLGDVIELRYGKSLPDRDRKFGDIPVYGSGGIGGWHDIALVSGPGVIVGRKGSVGSVFYEARNFFPIDTAYYVVPKDGRIDLRYAYYLLSSLPLASMNSDVAVPGLNRDRALGLEISVPSYAIQLSISNILSTYDDLIENNRRRMALLEESARLLYREWFVRLRFPGYEHTPIVDGVPQGWERKTLGDSIILNYGKALKAEIRVEGDFPVFGSSGIVGTHEKALVQGPAIVLGRKGNVGSVYWSSKSFYPIDTVYFVTPESSSLYLFYALKNMHFISTDVAVPGLNRDFAYSRHLLHPPLSLLRSFHETVERIHAQLDKLDETNKKLRAARDLLLPRLMSGELAV
- a CDS encoding class I SAM-dependent DNA methyltransferase, coding for MTANAFHNITKVEDSLWEAADQLRANSNLTATEYSMPVLGVIFLRHATNRYESALKAIEADQAAGTMPKRPLGKADFIKRRALLLPEVARYDTLLKLPSGASLGGALVIAMNAIEADFPPLLGSLPKDYDRFDNKLLENLLRCFDSQALRTATGDVFGRIYEYFLMKFAMQGAQDNGEFFTPPSLVQTLVNVIEPDHGVVADLACGSGGMFVQSSHFIEHEGFETMKRVTFYGQEKTPATIRLAKMNLAVHGLEGDIQEANTFYTDAHRLQDGRPLWGNVDFMMANPPFNVDKVDAEAVKTDRRLPFGLPGVNKDKQVSNGNYLWISYFHSYLSPTGRAGFVMSSQASSAGHGEKEVRRKLVETGDVDVMVAIRSNFFYTRTVPCELWHFDRSKPEARKDQVLMLDARNVYRKVTRKIYDFSPEQQANLAAIVWLYRGQKERFVALVGEHINSSVNSAQACFLDETGDQKCEPLDEFCDAYTRLRALIDPLVKAQGKDSPHTALLAEFYDSDMDPLGPVEAFRLLTSEAETHCTYGGMAGAIDFHDNRLKAFAAQSHGLIATLDLAFKVLSRTIDLCEKDLAAKDSPIWDSRDINKARKVADAARHEVVTRLKQVRYFQRQAAWLIERFPTAEMKDVLGLCKVVSRADIEAADWSLTPGRFVGVAPAKVDEDFDFEQSLREIHLELADLNREAVDLALKIQTNFEELGV
- a CDS encoding HNH endonuclease → MAEVATMFNEVLPLRSDQHLVFSQLLDAVTFCEQLGSAAWSITLHETGFRLNVGQVEAMTWSCTRFDGNETAVDQDALLSDVRILLAGADCPGKIKDLGEEGHFDELAYKSVGAQHWCYNGTFQVSTTASPDPRRAVVADHLVSLLDNHHQFLKLACTTSSGKLRQKSNYSQHHCESLYAYACAVVNGTAEPNQPDAVDTEEALLAAVARSLADSSEARAARLAVAPTLPERYQTTTTAYRRNGDVIAEVLLRAAGHCEGCQKPAPFIRAYDATPYLEVHHRVPLSVGGEDTVANAVGLCPNCHRAAHYA
- a CDS encoding terminase small subunit; this encodes MQTTDLTAKQAKWVHEYLACGNASASAVKAGYSANGASVAGNRMLRNASVQKALQACQAADAARLSIQRDDVLNGLVEAVDQAREQGNSMAMIRGWAEVAKLMGFYAPGQVRVDLNVQEQVEIGRLDRFSDAELLRIIEAGRAEVQ